The following is a genomic window from Nicotiana tabacum cultivar K326 chromosome 3, ASM71507v2, whole genome shotgun sequence.
tgagccacaaccctagctaatgggtttagctactcataattaaagaagaaatcatagATTGAGATGAAATAGAAGCCATAAAAATTAATTACAAGATAAAAGTCTGAGATTAATTGTTAAACAAGCTCTAAGATTacttaaaaagtaaaaatggcggtttcacgtgctcagctaaacaaaagatgacctaaaaatctaaaaaagaagtatttatacacagctaaatttttcgaacaaaaatgcccctacgaaGGTACCACTGACAGCGAAAAATGGACCGCTGCGTCGCTTGGACTACCGCGGCCGTATAAAATCAAGCGCGGACCGCAGTCTTCAACTTTTAGCTCCATACTTAGTTCTTTGAATTTGGCTACCGCTGAGGGCGGTAAATGCACCACGACCGCGCTAAAGCTACCATTGCCGCGTAATTCCACCGCGGTTAGCGGTGACTTGATAAGCCCATAATTAAAACTCTCTGATATTTGCCACCGCAGACCGCGAGATCAAGACCTCCTCAGCAGTGGATCCTCCGCGTCTGCGGTTGATTTTCTGATGTCAGTGCTCAAGTGACTCAACTTTAACTtatgcaggtttcactcctttttgagctgctTTTGACTTTCTTGTCTCTTTTTTACCAAACACTGtaaacaagcacaataagttagctttTGAAAATATGTGTACACACtttaatccaaaactcaagcaaaaaggagcataaaatagactagaatccctagttatcactcCACtatgatctttgactggtatcgattatgcacatcggcccaggTCACCATTGGATATTTAATCAAATTCTGCTTTAGTTGACGTGATGCTACTGAACTTCGCTCGTTCAAAGCCTGAGTAAAGGCTTAGACAACCCAATTGTCGGTAACCGGGGGTATGTCCATACATTCCATCTGAAATAAAGATACAAATTCCCTTAGCATTTCATTGTCCTTTTGTCTCACTTTGAAGAGGTTCGACTTCCTGGTCGCGACCTTTATTGCTCTGGCATGTGCCTGTAAGAATGAATCGGcgagcatggcaaaagaatcgatgaaattgggcggcaaattgtggtaccatatcattgcccccttcgATAAAGTTTCTCCAAATTGTTTCAAATAAACAGATTCAATCCCATCATCTTCTAAGTAATTTCCCTTTATTCTGCATGTGTACGAAGTGATGTATTCATTAggatcggtggtcccattatACTTGGGGATGTCCGGCATACAGAACTTCTTAGGAATGGATTTCGGAGTCGCACTTTGAAGAAAAGGCTTCTGCACGAACTTTTTCGAATCCAAACCTTTTAGGATCGGGGGTGCCCCCGATATTTGGTCAAATCGTGAGTTGTACGTCTCTACCTTTTTTTTATtggcctcgattttcttttcaccTGATTCTATccatttagtgagctcctcgagcatcctCATGATGGCGGGGTCAGTTCCTAATACATTATCGTTCAGTTTCTCATATACAGGCTCGACCGTATGAACAACTTCCTGTGACGTATCGCGTTCGATTCTTCTTGGTGCCTGATTCTGGAGTTGCGCTATTGCAGCCTGCTGAGTTTGTAGCATATCAAATATCATTCAAAGGCTAATTTCACCTTCTTCACCATTTTGGGCGTTTTGATTGGCTGCCCGAGCATCTCTGTGgatgctattttcagggtcgaCACCTAAATCTCCACGAATGGTGACACGAGAACTGATATCAACTGGATCTACGGCTTGTGGTGCGTCGGGATTGATTGGAGGTACTCTGTTTCCCAGGACGACTACGTGCTCGTTTTCGCCATGAAGATAAGGCCGGTATCAGTGTGAGTGGGTACTGCTTGAGAGTTCGACATGTTGGTtcctgaaataaaaaaaatactcacaagaacaagcgtaaaagcAGTGTACGTTATGAAGGTTAAaatattaagcaatcactattatccttatccccacagtgggcgccaaattgtttaccctaaaaattgaataacaattaaacttgtaatgtggttttaaggatacgtgatttcacttaataccaattgattaACTCAGAGATAAATGATGGGGATTGACAAGAATGTAAAACAAATCAATGCTTGGACAATGCCTCGAGCTGATGAACTCTCGAGAGTATTGAAGTAAGAATAGTTAAAGAGTAGTAAGTTGATGAGCAGAAGAAAGAAAtattatattgccttgatattcGTGAATGTAAGGTGTTTAGAGATGATGGAGACCCCCTTTTATATACTCGAGGAATCCTAATTACGGAAGTAAATTTCATGATTGGTACAAATaaccgcccttgatttgatctgttgcgagattttcgccgtgatcttcgaccggttacggatatctcgcctttccgtTATTGCACTTCACTCGACGTCGGTTATGCTTAATCCCGATTGCTGCTGGTCTCGGGTCTCAGCGGATACTTCGATCTTTAGACTCGATGCCTCGTCTCCGAGTTTGGGCCTAATTCATTACGAGGCTACCCCCGATGCAACCCCCTTGTCtcgatcaaatagtaaaatcgggtaggcccgattttgaccgtatacagtaGTGTGTAATTTTTCGTATTTCTATTTTCGTGCCATCAAGATCTTTTTATTTCTCATGTTGAATTTATAGAATTTCCAttagtataatatatattttaaaatattatattattactcctatattttattttgaaatattatattattaagtCTTATATGAAATATAATATATTGTTAGTCTATTTCATGTTAAGATACAGATATTCCCATTTGTCATATTAATATTTGGCTATATGTTAATCTGAAGCCCTAAAGTAACTCAAACTCaagtttttttttgtattttaaatttaattttaaaattttacctACAGATTTAAAAACTtcatcttttaattcaaattcattTACATTGCGTGCTAGTTATAATAAGCCTATTCTCTCATGTCTCATGTCCGATCAAATATGACCCGGTTAAAAAGCGGCAAAGGaacgaaatttatttttagagGGCTTTGATGACATGGCATGCCAACTAGGAGAGAAGGAGGATCTTACGGTGTTTAGCATAATTTGAGGAAAATAGTGAGAATAGAGTGATTTTATTATTCTAAAAGAAACAAAGATGATTTTTGTAGGCAATTCCTAAAACCTAGGTGACCATCCAGGGAATTAACTGAAATTACAGTATACAACTTTTAAAGGagtgtttttttatttttcttaaatataaaatataagtCCACCCTGATTTCcaaattaataaattataaattacTTTTTACATAAAATTAAGACAAGTTTAAACCATTAAAAATAATAGGATATAGTGCAAATCGcaaaagataaaatatattaAGGATTCAAAATGCAAAGAACTCAAATACTTACGTTGAAAATTAGGTACCTTAATTCTTGTATTCAAATACTTATGTTGGTGGGAAGTACACATGCATTTTCCTAACAAAAGGCTGTCATTTCAAGAAGAAAGAAGACTTACTTTAACGCAGGTGTTTGATGAGAAGTATTTGTAAGTGAGAATGCGTGCAACTAGgcttattataaaaaatataaattatttctacaaattaattttatttaaccaaTAAGAGCAAATTATTACTTTATTTCTAGAACTTATTACTTAGTATCTATAGATCAACTTAATTGATGGTGCAAAACATTTTAATGTGAGAAGAGGGAAGACAGTAGTGGGGCCTCAAAAATCTTGCACCAGAAAAGCATTTTCCAAATTTCCACCTACCACGCCTTCCATCGCTATTCCCACCTAAACAATCTTATAACAAACACTACGAAATTGGAAGTCCCTTAACCACCAAACCATCCACAAATTGTCGACGCCACAACTTTTCTCCTTCCCCTCCGCCAAACCAAACCTCGATGGCGTCGTCTTTCTGCCCAAAACAGGCTTTATCTTTCACCAGTTCAGCCCACCAACTTCACCAATCCAGAGCAATTCCACGTGACATCCACGTGCGTTTCCCTTCTTCTGGCTCTTTACCTTCTTCTTCCAGGTGTGGGGTGAAGTCGAGTGCCGCACGATTTAAGGTGCTGGCAACTTCTGCGACGAAAGTGATGGATCAGTCGCCGAGTAAAGCGAGTTCTGAGGCTCCTACAGTTGTTGAAGTGGATCTGGGTAATCGGAGCTACCCGATTTATATTGGGTCTGGACTTCTTGATCAACCTGACCTCCTTCAAAGGTACTTTACTTGTCCTATCTGCTTCCTATTGCTTAGCTTTTACTCGTTATGCATTCGAACGTTTAATGATATCCATTCGGCGACCGAGTTGCACCGTTTAGTAAACTTAAATCGAGTATATAAGAAGGATGAAACTAGATAGAGGCCTCAAGCTTAACATTTGAGTTAAAAACTCTTCTTTAAtacaaaaggaaagaaagtttTGCATTCTTTAGTATCAGTTTAATTGATAGAGAGACGATAACTATTTCTAATTaaatatgtggatgatgttaagTGAAGTTAGAAATATAATTCTTTAGCTGAAAATCCCGTGAGAAAGAAGGAGAATTCTTAAACATCTTATGAAGGAAAATGAAGCTGCTGAATCAGGATTGAGTACGGGATAAGAATATTTGATTGTTTCTGAGTCTGGTTGTTTCTAAAGGCATAATGACAGGTTTTTATGACGTTCTCAATTGCCATTCCCATGATGTCCTAGGTGGTATAGAGGGTATAATCATATGTCTGGCTCAATTCTAATGTTCGGTAATATGCAACATGTCTTATGCTTTTAGGAGTTAACTCGTCATTGCCGATATCTTTCAGTTTTCATAGTCTGTAAAGAGGGAAGTTCCCTTTTGGTGGTTGTGGTTGAGTGTGCAGAAGTTTCTTTTTTTTGATGAGTGAAATACCCTTGACTAATTGACCAAGATGGTTGCGCagtaaataaaagaaacaagtaCAAAGTAGAAATGTAGGCTAATTGTGATCTCCTATCAAGCCTATGCAACAATTTATACGAAATGGTATTCTTTCCACACCAAAGTATACATTATACAAGAAGGTGTTATTTAAGCTTCTCCCATTGCCTCAAAATATCcttccattttctttcatttcatttagTCCAAAAAGGCATAGTGGACTAGTTTTCCAAGATTCTTTCCCCAAACACCCTTAACCTTCAACTTGTCATAGCTTCTAACACGGCCTATCTGTGCACTCACTCGATGTCAAACAAAGAGAACACGACCCCCCAAAACTGTAAGGACACATTACAGTGTGACAGCAACTGATCACCATCCTCCGTGTATTCCCTGCACCTGCAACACCAGCTTACATTTAAGCAGGAGAGAGAAATGCTTACTTGCCGTGCAATGAGTCCAGTGCCTACTAAAAGTTCTTCATTCCTGCTCCTGTAGTTTGGATTCAACTGGAACTTTAGCTACTTCTTAATTGAGTAAGCTAACTAGATGCATTTTCACAATTTAATGGTAGTCTTATCAAAACTCATGAATATTGGATTCCTGTGCTATTATGTAACAAAAAGTGAGCAGAGATTGGTAAAGTGTACATGCGAACGCAAGTTACAAATGATGGGTTAGCTTCACTTATCAATAGTCTTCCTTGTATGTAAAAGCAGACAACAATGTGCTCATAAAGTATTTATTTATGATGCATGTAATAATAGTTGGTGAAGGTGCATGTAAATGCACATTAACCATTTCTCGACAAACCTTTTCTATTTGAGCTAAAGATTTTCATGAAAACATAGTCCACTACAAGCTATTACGGATCAAAAGTGAGTCACAATTAGTTAATCTGCCAGCTTGCAACATGAGATGTATTCAAATCAACTTATTGACATCCAAGCAGCAAAACCTAGGATGATGTTACAGACTTACAGCAATAGGTTTTGTTTCCTGTAGTAAGTGCCTAAGTATAAATGAacacaaaaaataacaaaatggaaAGGCAGTGAGGTGAACAAATGTTACTGCTGCTAGTCACTGTGAGCACGACTTTCCTTTAAAAGAGGTCCAAACTGGTTTGGAGAGCCAAGTGAGATTGGATTATGCTAGTCGGGGTTGCTCAACACCAATATAAGATATTTCTCACTCTCAAGGTTGTGGTTTCATTTGCTGATTTGTGGGTATTGAGTAGCTGCACTAGTAAATTGATAAGGTTTCAGAAAGAAATATGATAACCTTAGAATTTTGGTTTCATTCATCTGTTGGTTGGTTGCTTTTACTTGTTCAAAGGAAATTAAGAAATCAATTTGATTGatcattataattttttttttttgcctaacTTGGAGTTGTTTCCAGTTCTGTTTAGgaaactttttttttattgtgtgtgtgtgtctgtCTTTATATTCGTTTACGGCTTCTTGTGAATTCCCGTGTTTAATTTCTTCCCTGTCTTTTTTGCAGACATATTCATGGGAAGAGAGTCCTTGTAGTGACTAACACTACAGTTGCCCCTCTATATCTTGATAAAACAATAAGTGCTTTGACAGACGGAAACCCTAATGTTACTGTAGAAAGTGTCATTTTGCCAGATGGTGAGCAATTTAAAAACATGGTAAGCAGCAATGGGTTCCAAGAATATGAGTTTCAAGAGAAACATTTTATCTTTAATGTTTATGTGGCGTTGTCAATATGCTATCTCAGGATACTCTTATGAAAGTCTTTGATAAAGCCATCGAATCAAGGCTGGACCGTCGTTGTACATTCGTCGCCCTCGGTGGTGGAGTCATAGGTGACATGTGTGGATATGCTGCCGCTTCCTACCTCCGTGGAGTTAATTTTATTCAGATTCCTACGACTGTTATGGCACAGGTTCTTTGAATTTTTCCCTTTTCTATAATCATTTTACATGTGACTTGAAATGTGCACTATCATATCTAGTTTGATATGGGTATGAATTTTTCACTTAGTGATGCTAACTTGCGTATCCTGTTCTTTGGCCATAGTTATCTGAGGTTTTCTCTTTTAAATAATCAATTCCATGCGACATGAGATGTGCATTAATTACACATTATCTTTTCTAGTTtgatatgactatggattctgcTCTTTAGTGATGCTAAAATTTGTATCCTGTTCTTTTGGTCCACTGTCTTTAGGTAGATTCTTCAGTTGGAGGCAAAACTGGAATAAACCATCCGCTTGGTAAAAATATGATTGGAGCATTCTACCAACCACAGTGTGTGCTTGTAGACACGGACACCCTGGATACATTACCAGATAGAGAATTAGCATCCGGCCTCGCAGAGGTGATAAAATATGGACTCATTAGAG
Proteins encoded in this region:
- the LOC107787846 gene encoding 3-dehydroquinate synthase, chloroplastic; protein product: MASSFCPKQALSFTSSAHQLHQSRAIPRDIHVRFPSSGSLPSSSRCGVKSSAARFKVLATSATKVMDQSPSKASSEAPTVVEVDLGNRSYPIYIGSGLLDQPDLLQRHIHGKRVLVVTNTTVAPLYLDKTISALTDGNPNVTVESVILPDGEQFKNMDTLMKVFDKAIESRLDRRCTFVALGGGVIGDMCGYAAASYLRGVNFIQIPTTVMAQVDSSVGGKTGINHPLGKNMIGAFYQPQCVLVDTDTLDTLPDRELASGLAEVIKYGLIRDAEFFEWQEQNMPLLLARDPTAFTYAIKRSCENKAEVVSLDEKESGLRATLNLGHTFGHAVETGFGYGQWLHGEAVAAGTVMAVDMSRRLGWIDDSLVQRVHNILQQAKLPTAPPETMTVEMFKSIMAVDKKVADGKLRLILLKGPLGNCVFTGDYDQKALDETLRAFSKS